In Kutzneria kofuensis, the DNA window CGCTTACTACCGGTTGTGAGTGCGGGTGTGCTGAAGTGGACGGGTGATCCCACCGATCGAATGGACCCTGTCCGGGCACGGCGGCGAGCTGGCCGCGCGCACCTGGCCCAATCCTGACGCCCGCTGGCTCGCCGTCCTGATCCACGGGTACGGCGAGCACCTCGGCCGGTACCAGCACGTCGCCGACGCGCTGGTCGGCATGGGCGCGCTGGTGGTCGGCGCCGATCACGTCGGCCACGGCCGGTCCGGTGGCGAGCGGGCGCTGATCGGCGATTTCGAGGCGGTGGTGTCCGATGTGGACACCGTGCTGTCCGCGGCCCTCGACGGGCACCCCGACCTGCCGGTGGTGCTCGTCGGGCACTCGATGGGCGGCGCGATCGCCGTCCGCTACGCGCAGCGGTACCCGGACCGGGTGGCGGCGATGGTGCTGTCGGCCCCGGTGCTCGGCAGCTGGCACGTGCTGGATCTGTTGGAGTACGAGGAGATTCCCGACACGCCGGTCGACCCGGCGACGCTGTCGCGGGACACCTCGGTCGGCGCGGCGTACGCGGCGGACCCGCTGGTCTGGCACGGCCCGTTCAAGCGGCCGACGCTGGCGGCGCTGGAGGAACTGTTGCAGACGATCAGCTTCGACCACCCGCTCGGCGACGAGCTGCCGGTGCTGTGGCTGCACGGCGACGCCGACGACCTGGTCGACCAGGCCGACACCCGCGCCGGCACGGATCGGGTGCGCGGCCTCGGCTTCGAGGAGCGGACCTACCCCGGCGCGCGGCACGAGCTGTTCAACGAGATCAACCGGGACGAGGTGTTCGCGGACATCGCGGCCTTCACAGCCCGGGCGGTCAAGGGCTAGCGTCGGCGCTCGTGCAGCTGACTGTCTCCACCCCGAACGGTCTCATCGACGCCTACCTCGCGGTGCCGTCGGTCGAGGTGTCCGGCCCGGGTCCGTGGCCCGGCGTGGTTGTCGTGCACGACATTCTGGGTCTCGGCGACGACATCAAGCAGATCACCGGCCGCTTCACCAGCGCCGGACATGTCGCCATTGCCCCGAACATGTACGCCCGTGGCGGCGCCGTCCGCTGCGTGCGCGGCATCTTCAAGGCGCTGAACAGCGGCCGCGGGCCGGCGTTCGACGACATCGAGGCGGCCCGCGAGCTGATCGCCGGCCGCGGCGACTGCACCGGCAAGATCGGCGTGGTCGGGTTCTGCATGGGCGGCGGCTTCGCGCTGCTGGCCGCGCCGCGCGGGTTCCAGGCCTCGGCCCCGTACTACGGCATGGTGCCGAAGGACCTGGCGATGATCGACGGGGCGTGCCCGGTGGTGGCCAGCTTCGGCGCCAAGGACCCCAGCCTCAGGGGCGCCGCCGCCCGGCTGGACGCCGCGTTGACCGAACGGAATGTCCCCCACGACGTCAAGGAGTACCCGGACGCCGGGCACAGCTTCGCCAACCGCATCTCGCCGGCCGCGCTGACCAAGGTGCTCGGCTTCGGCTACAAGCACGAGGAGTCAGAGGACGCTTGGCGTCGTGTCCTTGCGTTCTTCCGGCAGCACCTCGGGAGTTGACGCGGCGGCGGCCCTCGTCGGCGGCAGCGCCACGTTGCGCACGCCCGAGGCCAGCTCGTGCAGGCCGAGATGCTTGTTGTGCAGCTTGGCGAACAGCCCGAAGCCGATCGGC includes these proteins:
- a CDS encoding alpha/beta hydrolase translates to MIPPIEWTLSGHGGELAARTWPNPDARWLAVLIHGYGEHLGRYQHVADALVGMGALVVGADHVGHGRSGGERALIGDFEAVVSDVDTVLSAALDGHPDLPVVLVGHSMGGAIAVRYAQRYPDRVAAMVLSAPVLGSWHVLDLLEYEEIPDTPVDPATLSRDTSVGAAYAADPLVWHGPFKRPTLAALEELLQTISFDHPLGDELPVLWLHGDADDLVDQADTRAGTDRVRGLGFEERTYPGARHELFNEINRDEVFADIAAFTARAVKG
- a CDS encoding dienelactone hydrolase family protein, producing the protein MQLTVSTPNGLIDAYLAVPSVEVSGPGPWPGVVVVHDILGLGDDIKQITGRFTSAGHVAIAPNMYARGGAVRCVRGIFKALNSGRGPAFDDIEAARELIAGRGDCTGKIGVVGFCMGGGFALLAAPRGFQASAPYYGMVPKDLAMIDGACPVVASFGAKDPSLRGAAARLDAALTERNVPHDVKEYPDAGHSFANRISPAALTKVLGFGYKHEESEDAWRRVLAFFRQHLGS